The Alosa sapidissima isolate fAloSap1 chromosome 5, fAloSap1.pri, whole genome shotgun sequence genome has a window encoding:
- the foxi3a gene encoding forkhead box protein I3a has product MTSYVQQGLSPTQVGAQFQSMGTQEPQEFSLYNDSFYSPPPLSSPQQTLPPTYDLGDYASSTPNPYLWFNSSGMNGMPYLGGAPRTAGDPFAGQHYGMPRPYLGTGATGGDLSWFSLPSQEDLMKLVRPPYSYSALIAMAIHGAPNRRLTLSQIYQYVADNFPFYNKSKAGWQNSIRHNLSLNDCFKKVPRDDDDPGKGNYWTLDPNCEKMFDNGNFRRKRKRKSDSLMSEGENCSPAGPTSAESSPKGHLAEAHSPSDGGSTQDSVGPSPCLKSFLTQMTEVSSSAGTLVGDTVLRPLPLGLPLEGSQRALSSEGFGPYSPNATVPQWEAQIPPPTALSSSPSHFSGVYTDSLLNHFGSNSYPGLEPTGLVYPREGTEV; this is encoded by the exons ATGACATCGTATGTGCAACAGGGACTCTCTCCGACTCAGGTAGGAGCCCAGTTCCAGAGCATGGGTACTCAGGAGCCGCAGGAGTTCAGCCTGTACAATGACAGCTTCTACAGTCCGCCACCTCTTTCAAGCCCGCAGCAGACCTTACCACCCACCTACGACCTTGGAGACTATGCCAGCTCAACCCCGAACCCCTACCTGTGGTTCAACAGCTCAGGGATGAACGGCATGCCTTACCTAGGTGGGGCCCCAAGGACAGCGGGCGATCCATTTGCAGGCCAGCACTATGGCATGCCAAGGCCATACCTGGGCACAGGTGCCACTGGAGGAGACCTGAGCTGGTTTTCTTTGCCCTCTCAGGAGGATCTCATGAAGCTTGTTAGGCCACCATACTCCTACTCTGCCCTCATTGCCATGGCCATACATGGGGCCCCAAACCGCCGGCTGACTCTCAGCCAAATATACCAGTATGTGGCTGACAACTTCCCCTTCTACAATAAGAGCAAAGCTGGTTGGCAGAACTCTATACGACACAACCTATCACTCAACGACTGCTTTAAGAAGGTGCCCCGCGATGATGATGACCCTG GCAAAGGTAACTACTGGACCTTAGATCCaaactgtgaaaagatgtttgaCAATGGCAActtcaggaggaagaggaagagaaaatcgGACTCCCTGATGAGCGAAGGGGAGAATTGCAGCCCTGCCGGTCCGACCTCTGCTGAGTCCAGCCCCAAAGGCCACCTGGCTGAGGCGCACAGCCCCTCCGATGGGGGCTCCACGCAGGACTCGGTGGGCCCCTCCCCCTGCCTGAAGAGCTTCCTGACCCAGATGACGGAGGTGTCATCGAGTGCAGGTACGCTAGTCGGGGACACAGTGCTCCGCCCCTTGCCCTTGGGTTTGCCTCTCGAAGGCTCTCAGAGGGCCTTGTCGAGCGAGGGCTTCGGCCCGTACTCCCCCAATGCCACGGTTCCGCAGTGGGAGGCCCAGATCCCTCCGCCTACTGCACTCTCCTCATCGCCGTCACACTTCTCAGGCGTCTACACCGACTCCCTGCTCAACCATTTTGGCAGCAACTCCTATCCAGGCCTGGAGCCGACCGGACTGGTGTACCCACGGGAAGGGACAGAGGTCTGA